One Streptomyces sp. NBC_00554 DNA segment encodes these proteins:
- a CDS encoding ATP-binding cassette domain-containing protein — MTVPETAAIPKRDRLLRRTLRDPLAVGCLVILALVILASLAAPLLTDQAPDHSVLADTLAPMSGAHPLGGDGVGRDVLSRLLYGGRTSLLGGTLAALVAFLVGGPLGLVSGFYRGWFDAVAGWIINVIMAVPAIIVMLVVMAAVSQDLNVAMVVLGVIMAPMVFRLIRASVVSVREELYVDAARVSGLGDPRIMRRHILPVVIAPSVIQATQLFAVAIGIQAGLSFLGLGKSSQASWGAMLNDGFTNVYTTPTLLMWPGLAMGVTILAASLLGNAVRDALGTTETRVVRRRRPAPRKTAGGVPSPSDRLLTVEGLRISYPGPGASGGSGGSGGDKTVVDGVSLTVERGEVLGLVGESGSGKSQTAFAVLGLLPSEAEVTADQMAFAGKELLGVSQAALNALRGRGIGYVPQEPMSNLDPCFRIGSQLVEPMRKHLGISRGEARTKALELLARVGIPDPERVFKSYPHQVSGGMAQRVLIAGAVSCDPQLLIADEPTTALDVTVQAEVLDLMRSLQQEREMGMILVTHDFGVVADICDRVAVMQSGRIVETAPIEKIFASPEHAYTRMLLDSTLEGGPARAALDAPLKEVTS; from the coding sequence ATGACCGTCCCGGAGACCGCCGCGATCCCGAAACGGGACCGCCTCCTGCGCCGGACCCTGCGCGACCCGCTCGCCGTCGGCTGCCTCGTGATCCTGGCGCTGGTGATCCTCGCGAGCCTGGCCGCCCCGCTGCTCACCGACCAGGCACCGGATCACAGTGTCCTGGCGGACACCCTCGCACCGATGTCGGGCGCCCACCCGCTCGGCGGCGACGGCGTCGGCCGGGACGTGCTGTCACGGCTGCTGTACGGCGGCCGGACCAGCCTGCTCGGCGGCACGCTCGCCGCCCTGGTCGCCTTCCTGGTAGGCGGACCGCTCGGCCTGGTCAGCGGCTTCTACCGGGGCTGGTTCGACGCGGTGGCCGGCTGGATCATCAATGTGATCATGGCCGTGCCCGCCATCATCGTGATGCTGGTGGTGATGGCGGCCGTCTCTCAGGATCTCAACGTCGCGATGGTCGTCCTGGGCGTCATCATGGCGCCGATGGTCTTCCGGCTGATCCGCGCCTCGGTGGTCTCGGTGCGCGAGGAGCTGTACGTCGACGCCGCGCGGGTCTCCGGCCTCGGCGACCCCCGCATCATGCGGCGGCACATCCTGCCGGTGGTCATCGCGCCCTCGGTCATCCAGGCGACGCAGCTGTTCGCGGTGGCGATCGGCATCCAGGCCGGTCTGTCCTTCCTCGGTCTGGGAAAGTCGTCCCAGGCCAGCTGGGGCGCGATGCTCAACGACGGCTTCACCAACGTCTACACCACACCGACGCTGCTGATGTGGCCCGGCCTCGCGATGGGCGTGACGATCCTGGCGGCCAGCCTGCTCGGCAACGCGGTGCGCGACGCACTGGGGACGACCGAGACCCGGGTGGTCCGCCGGCGTCGACCGGCGCCGAGGAAGACCGCTGGCGGGGTGCCGTCGCCGTCCGATCGCCTGCTCACCGTGGAGGGACTCCGCATCAGCTACCCGGGGCCCGGCGCTTCCGGTGGCTCCGGAGGTTCCGGCGGTGACAAGACCGTCGTTGACGGAGTCAGCCTCACCGTCGAGCGCGGTGAAGTCCTGGGTCTGGTGGGGGAGTCCGGCTCCGGCAAGAGCCAGACGGCGTTCGCCGTCCTCGGACTGCTGCCGAGCGAGGCCGAGGTGACGGCGGATCAGATGGCCTTCGCGGGCAAGGAGTTGCTCGGTGTGAGCCAAGCCGCGCTGAACGCCCTGCGCGGCCGTGGGATCGGATACGTACCGCAGGAGCCCATGTCCAACCTCGACCCCTGCTTCCGCATCGGCTCCCAGCTCGTCGAACCCATGCGCAAGCACCTGGGGATCTCCAGGGGTGAAGCACGCACCAAGGCGCTGGAGCTCCTGGCGCGCGTCGGTATCCCGGATCCGGAGCGGGTGTTCAAGTCGTACCCGCACCAGGTCTCGGGCGGCATGGCCCAGCGCGTACTGATCGCGGGCGCAGTGTCGTGCGATCCGCAACTGCTGATCGCCGACGAGCCGACCACCGCACTCGACGTCACCGTCCAGGCCGAGGTGCTCGACCTCATGCGCTCCCTCCAACAGGAACGCGAGATGGGCATGATCCTCGTGACCCACGACTTCGGCGTCGTTGCCGACATCTGTGACCGGGTCGCCGTCATGCAGAGCGGACGCATCGTCGAGACGGCACCCATCGAGAAGATCTTCGCGTCGCCCGAGCACGCGTACACGCGGATGCTCCTCGATTCCACGCTCGAAGGCGGCCCGGCGCGCGCCGCCCTGGACGCCCCCTTGAAGGAGGTGACGTCATGA